One segment of Thermococcus profundus DNA contains the following:
- the hisS gene encoding histidine--tRNA ligase has protein sequence MKVRLEKVKGTRDLLPEEMAKRRWVFERIREVFERYNFHEVLTPTFEYTKLFQLRSGEEVVEQLYAFDDKGGRNLSLRPDMTSSVARLYVNQFQNAPKPIKWYYMANMFRYEEPQSGRYREFWQAGVELLGSDKVEADAEVIALFVESYLAVGLEDFTVNIGDRVLLDEFARMLGVEDDVGLMRLIDKKDKMSREDFIGALKEFGLNDEGVEKVLSLIEIKGIPGEVLPKAEELFTSGEAKDEIARLYELVDLLDAYGVSKWVRIDLGIARGFDYYTSIVFEAIAPNDLGIGSIGGGGRYDNLIEVFGGKPTPATGFAIGIERLIPILERKGLLPEVKLRPDVYVIPIGGDREVKKAAIEIVQGLREAMVGADIELTGRKLRKALDYAGRLGVPYVVLIGKKDLEAGRITLRDMKTGEQRNIEKERAVEEILGILGV, from the coding sequence ATGAAAGTCAGGCTTGAGAAGGTTAAGGGAACGCGAGACTTGCTCCCCGAGGAGATGGCGAAGAGGAGATGGGTCTTCGAGAGAATAAGGGAGGTCTTTGAGAGGTATAACTTTCACGAGGTTCTCACACCGACTTTTGAGTATACGAAGCTCTTCCAGCTGAGGAGCGGCGAGGAGGTCGTTGAGCAGCTCTACGCCTTCGACGACAAGGGGGGAAGAAACCTCTCGCTCCGCCCGGACATGACATCAAGCGTTGCAAGGCTGTACGTTAACCAGTTCCAGAACGCGCCTAAGCCGATCAAGTGGTACTACATGGCAAACATGTTCCGCTATGAGGAGCCCCAGAGCGGCCGTTATAGGGAGTTCTGGCAGGCCGGTGTGGAGCTCCTGGGAAGCGATAAGGTGGAGGCAGACGCGGAGGTCATAGCCCTCTTCGTCGAGAGCTACCTCGCCGTTGGCCTTGAGGACTTTACGGTCAACATCGGAGACAGGGTTCTTCTGGATGAGTTTGCAAGGATGCTCGGCGTCGAGGACGACGTTGGTTTAATGAGGCTCATAGACAAGAAGGACAAGATGAGCAGGGAGGACTTTATAGGGGCCCTCAAGGAGTTCGGACTTAACGATGAGGGCGTTGAGAAGGTTCTATCTCTAATCGAGATAAAGGGCATTCCCGGGGAAGTTCTCCCGAAGGCGGAGGAGCTCTTCACGAGCGGAGAAGCGAAGGATGAAATAGCGAGGCTCTACGAGCTCGTAGATTTGCTAGATGCCTACGGTGTCTCCAAGTGGGTAAGGATAGACCTCGGCATAGCGCGCGGTTTCGACTACTATACGAGCATAGTCTTCGAGGCCATAGCTCCCAACGATCTGGGCATAGGCTCGATAGGCGGCGGAGGAAGGTACGACAACCTCATAGAGGTCTTCGGCGGGAAGCCGACTCCCGCTACCGGCTTCGCCATAGGGATTGAACGGCTGATCCCCATCCTAGAGCGGAAGGGCCTCCTGCCGGAGGTAAAGCTCAGGCCGGACGTCTACGTCATCCCCATAGGCGGCGACAGGGAAGTAAAGAAGGCCGCCATAGAGATAGTTCAAGGCCTCAGGGAAGCAATGGTTGGGGCGGACATCGAGCTCACGGGCAGGAAGCTCAGGAAGGCCCTTGACTACGCCGGAAGACTCGGAGTCCCATACGTCGTTCTCATCGGCAAGAAAGACCTTGAAGCAGGAAGGATAACCCTAAGGGACATGAAGACCGGCGAGCAGAGGAACATTGAGAAGGAGAGAGCTGTTGAGGAGATTCTGGGAATACTTGGAGTCTGA
- a CDS encoding sodium-dependent transporter, which produces MSRRLGFPYLTLVVAAFMVGLGNVWKFPAMVIKYGLGGLAVYLASVVVLTGILAVAVETTKRKRYELVEYFDREYGKPSFALLFLIFDVLLLGYYSIVGGWTLSSIILGGIPRGMLWNMGMGLAFLIFLLLILVGGTRWIADFMVASFVLFFVAMSAVVWGMYHNVGQAALADTLSGILVWKGVTLRMALEMASQAAYSLGVGMGFYLVLGAILPRNVSGTRIVAAGAFLDTLMALGGLVLVVAMITIEPSSTTSGSVLLFEDLPLAIRENLGPSMLYAFNFSLFLAAMTSMVPIGEVTGRIIGELMRLPRGYGVFVSLSLAASISIIVSLLSWLGLNPVGLLDGAVSAFILFGGIIEAYAAVKMKDYIPGWLKAWAWMGIPLAGILGLYALVSWCSPGSQVILAVTVLVALGLNEKLKKRLEEMRRRIPGGYYR; this is translated from the coding sequence ATGTCTAGGAGGCTGGGCTTTCCCTATCTAACCCTTGTTGTGGCGGCGTTCATGGTTGGCCTGGGAAACGTGTGGAAGTTCCCGGCAATGGTGATAAAGTACGGGCTGGGCGGACTCGCGGTATACCTTGCATCGGTTGTCGTGCTGACCGGAATTCTGGCCGTGGCCGTTGAGACCACCAAGAGGAAGAGGTACGAGCTCGTGGAATACTTCGACAGAGAATATGGGAAACCTTCCTTTGCCTTGCTCTTCCTGATCTTTGACGTGCTCCTCCTGGGCTACTACTCAATCGTCGGAGGCTGGACCCTAAGCTCGATAATCCTGGGAGGCATCCCTAGGGGTATGCTCTGGAACATGGGTATGGGGCTCGCTTTTCTGATCTTTCTCCTCCTTATTCTGGTGGGGGGAACGCGGTGGATTGCCGACTTTATGGTGGCATCGTTTGTGCTGTTTTTCGTGGCGATGTCTGCTGTAGTATGGGGCATGTACCACAACGTAGGGCAGGCGGCCCTGGCTGATACTCTGAGCGGCATCCTCGTCTGGAAGGGGGTAACCCTTAGGATGGCGCTGGAGATGGCCTCACAGGCCGCTTACTCCCTCGGCGTTGGGATGGGGTTCTATCTGGTTCTGGGAGCCATCCTTCCCAGGAACGTTTCAGGGACAAGGATAGTGGCCGCTGGCGCTTTCCTGGACACCCTCATGGCGCTGGGAGGTCTGGTTCTGGTGGTTGCCATGATAACGATTGAACCCTCATCGACGACGAGCGGTTCGGTTCTCCTGTTTGAGGATCTTCCCCTAGCAATAAGGGAGAACCTGGGTCCCTCGATGCTTTACGCCTTCAACTTCTCCCTGTTCCTAGCGGCTATGACGAGCATGGTGCCGATAGGAGAGGTGACAGGGAGAATTATCGGGGAGCTGATGAGACTCCCTAGGGGGTACGGCGTATTTGTTTCCCTGAGTTTGGCGGCGTCTATCAGCATAATAGTGTCTCTCCTCAGCTGGCTGGGACTCAATCCGGTGGGCCTCTTGGATGGGGCTGTATCGGCATTCATACTGTTTGGCGGAATAATAGAGGCCTACGCGGCGGTGAAGATGAAGGATTATATACCGGGGTGGCTCAAGGCCTGGGCATGGATGGGAATCCCCCTTGCTGGAATTCTCGGCCTTTACGCCCTGGTGAGCTGGTGCTCGCCTGGCTCTCAGGTGATCCTGGCCGTCACGGTTCTTGTGGCCCTCGGCCTGAACGAGAAGCTGAAAAAGAGGCTTGAGGAGATGCGCAGGAGGATACCCGGAGGGTACTACCGCTGA
- a CDS encoding winged helix-turn-helix domain-containing protein, with product MRRSRVEVVADILRATNGVGATKTQIVYRANLNFKLASRYLRHLLEKGYIEEAERDGKKIYLATQKGQAFLRRLFELTQDFDGLI from the coding sequence ATGCGAAGATCGCGGGTTGAAGTCGTGGCCGATATACTGAGGGCCACAAACGGTGTGGGTGCCACCAAGACTCAGATAGTCTACCGGGCCAACCTCAACTTCAAACTCGCCAGCAGGTATCTGCGGCATCTTCTTGAGAAGGGCTACATTGAAGAGGCTGAAAGGGACGGAAAAAAGATATACTTGGCAACTCAAAAGGGGCAGGCATTTCTGAGAAGGCTTTTTGAGCTTACCCAAGACTTTGATGGGCTGATATAA
- a CDS encoding TasA family protein gives MKAGLIALFVIGLVAVGVGAQTWAQFSDTETSSGNTITAGTLILDVGDSFSVTTSTDGDGVAPGDSGTKSITVQNIGSVNGHLYVTIKNVQVTDNPQDVDPAGTWDIRDAVILTIYDTSGNAVTTDTLRNLENQQLDLGDLDPDDGQVQIQVGWQIDSNADNGIQGDSVSFDMEFYLEQS, from the coding sequence ATGAAAGCCGGATTGATTGCCCTGTTCGTTATAGGGCTTGTTGCGGTAGGAGTCGGCGCCCAGACCTGGGCTCAGTTCAGCGACACGGAGACGAGCAGTGGGAACACCATAACTGCTGGAACACTTATCCTCGACGTTGGGGACTCTTTCTCCGTTACAACGTCCACTGATGGAGACGGCGTTGCTCCAGGTGACTCCGGAACAAAATCCATCACCGTTCAGAACATAGGCAGTGTTAATGGCCACCTCTACGTGACAATAAAGAACGTTCAGGTGACTGACAATCCTCAGGATGTTGATCCTGCAGGAACATGGGATATAAGAGACGCAGTTATACTCACTATTTATGACACCTCCGGAAATGCCGTTACAACCGACACCCTAAGAAACCTTGAAAACCAGCAGCTTGACCTTGGAGATCTCGACCCCGACGATGGACAGGTTCAGATCCAGGTTGGTTGGCAGATTGACTCCAACGCCGACAACGGAATCCAGGGCGACAGCGTTAGCTTCGACATGGAATTCTATCTCGAGCAGAGCTGA
- a CDS encoding TasA family protein, whose translation MRSVALAFILVGLVFAGMGYGTWAVYRDTETSSGNSIQLGTLDLVLTDGVPDADGQWVITNAVPGSTATGDIRIINNGSVEADHVEIGLELVCWEDDDGNLENGQEFGPRPDEVDGVGNLPEEIKVTTQYYAAWTGERRQLDNNADIGDIVETLYLNLPAPPAVNGDVNDAIWNQKYGQFDMNLQIVDTGTDQNYWQGDVCEIIVHVALAQAPGQQVFTEPFGFTEHPANELPT comes from the coding sequence ATGAGAAGCGTTGCACTGGCTTTCATTCTCGTCGGCCTCGTCTTTGCAGGGATGGGCTACGGTACATGGGCTGTCTACCGGGACACGGAAACCAGCAGCGGGAACTCCATACAGCTTGGGACTCTCGATTTAGTGCTTACTGATGGAGTACCAGATGCTGATGGACAGTGGGTTATAACAAACGCAGTTCCGGGCTCTACTGCCACGGGGGACATAAGAATTATAAACAATGGTTCAGTCGAAGCAGACCACGTCGAAATCGGGCTTGAGCTTGTGTGCTGGGAAGACGACGATGGGAACCTTGAAAATGGTCAGGAATTCGGACCTAGACCGGATGAGGTTGATGGGGTCGGGAACCTTCCCGAAGAGATTAAAGTCACGACACAGTATTATGCGGCGTGGACTGGCGAGAGGAGGCAGTTGGATAACAATGCTGACATAGGAGACATAGTCGAGACCCTTTACCTTAATTTACCAGCGCCTCCGGCAGTTAATGGAGACGTCAACGACGCAATTTGGAACCAGAAATATGGTCAGTTTGATATGAACCTCCAGATTGTGGACACCGGCACAGACCAGAACTACTGGCAGGGTGACGTCTGCGAGATCATAGTACATGTCGCGCTAGCCCAAGCTCCGGGACAGCAGGTCTTCACTGAACCGTTTGGATTCACAGAACACCCTGCAAATGAATTACCAACATGA
- a CDS encoding SipW-dependent-type signal peptide-containing protein, whose product MKKLLMLLLGLSLFAVYISNASFAYFSDSEMVEVSIQAGEWGQGVSVLYPCPYLLIYCRSGGGGSDFTGLNFTPFGAERLDPSKVQNIFAQENYSIGVPSDGSSVQCHNEVCIGYLGNIWLYPESNVTLERVRISWTGGGRLRAFWVGNYKVGGTNQTSTAEFHVGKELRGGCLYPVTFKFRGIGLQDEYEFTITFFFSNGHSRTIHFRLGDGD is encoded by the coding sequence ATGAAGAAGCTCCTGATGTTGTTGCTCGGACTCAGCCTGTTTGCCGTTTACATTTCAAACGCGAGCTTCGCCTATTTCAGTGACAGTGAGATGGTGGAAGTGTCCATCCAGGCCGGTGAATGGGGGCAGGGGGTCAGCGTACTCTACCCCTGCCCCTATCTTTTGATATACTGCCGCTCAGGCGGTGGTGGAAGCGATTTCACGGGCTTGAACTTCACTCCCTTCGGGGCGGAGAGGCTTGACCCATCAAAGGTTCAGAACATCTTTGCGCAGGAGAACTATTCCATCGGCGTCCCTTCTGATGGCTCCTCCGTCCAGTGCCATAATGAGGTGTGCATCGGCTACCTCGGGAACATCTGGCTCTACCCGGAGTCGAACGTGACCCTAGAGAGGGTCAGGATATCCTGGACGGGGGGAGGGAGACTCAGAGCTTTCTGGGTCGGCAACTACAAAGTCGGAGGGACAAACCAGACGTCCACTGCGGAGTTCCATGTTGGGAAGGAACTCAGGGGAGGCTGTCTCTACCCTGTGACCTTTAAGTTCCGCGGCATCGGCCTTCAGGACGAGTATGAGTTCACCATAACGTTCTTCTTCTCTAACGGGCACTCCAGGACTATACACTTCAGGCTGGGTGATGGCGATTGA
- a CDS encoding signal peptidase I, which produces MKLRAVILLLLISPFFLFLPHIGNLMPMVVLSGSMEPLFNPGDMVILEEINGSQVSVGDVVAFHPPNSKPGTFVTHRVIEIVHQNGTAFIRTKGDNNEDPDGFLTPVENVRGRVIFSIPYLGYLTKYNSNRKIRMLVYLAFTLLPGIGLVLSELPNLIYYSPRLDSLLSKLSAYHSRRRERIIWKRFLLVSLGLLVLFTFLLRPQVSAMDGKLVNSGSMDVVVLTEGVKDYEVLHPGDEFEGQYTLVLGKVLPVLWIVKLYEINPFILRVLNIAMATWGALLLHPLWLSVEPKFKLVRRRNKYALRRL; this is translated from the coding sequence TTGAAGCTGAGGGCAGTGATCCTACTGCTCCTGATAAGCCCATTCTTCCTCTTCCTCCCCCACATCGGGAACCTAATGCCAATGGTGGTTCTCAGCGGCTCGATGGAGCCCCTCTTTAACCCTGGAGACATGGTCATCCTGGAGGAGATAAACGGGAGCCAAGTCAGCGTTGGGGACGTCGTGGCCTTCCATCCCCCAAACTCCAAACCTGGAACCTTCGTGACCCATCGGGTAATTGAGATAGTCCACCAGAACGGCACGGCCTTCATCAGGACGAAGGGCGACAACAACGAAGATCCCGACGGCTTTTTGACGCCCGTCGAAAACGTCCGCGGGAGGGTGATCTTTTCCATTCCCTACCTGGGCTACCTCACGAAGTACAACTCGAACAGAAAAATCAGGATGCTGGTTTATCTAGCGTTCACCCTCCTTCCCGGAATTGGTTTGGTCCTCTCGGAACTCCCGAACCTCATCTACTACTCCCCGAGGCTCGACTCCCTCCTCTCAAAGCTCTCCGCCTATCACTCCCGGAGGAGGGAGAGGATAATTTGGAAGCGCTTCCTTCTGGTCTCTCTGGGGCTTCTGGTACTGTTCACCTTCCTTCTGAGGCCCCAGGTTTCGGCTATGGATGGAAAGCTCGTGAACTCCGGTTCAATGGACGTGGTCGTTCTGACTGAGGGGGTCAAGGACTACGAGGTTCTCCACCCAGGGGATGAGTTTGAGGGCCAATACACCCTTGTCCTCGGAAAAGTACTTCCCGTCCTCTGGATCGTTAAGTTATACGAGATCAATCCTTTTATACTACGAGTGCTAAATATAGCGATGGCAACATGGGGGGCGCTCCTGCTTCACCCCCTCTGGCTGTCGGTGGAACCAAAGTTCAAGCTCGTTAGGAGGAGGAACAAGTATGCCCTCAGGCGTTTATAG
- a CDS encoding DUF5305 family protein, with protein MSIKKNWIIIFVVFLLLGLFSYHQYSAIPTKYVRTGARTVNLYTWNGDLWGEGIVTEDNPLWPKGERVSLPIYPMSISKEAEVGFSFNVSGNRVNLTFSRELRVLYYISYDKKRIVTETYSLSKNVSSGRGFEERLIVNISDISQRIKDLSSYLRLPRQESGIEVVGVVTYSGTVDGKNVAGNQTFKGSIELPFEGFYTILGDSQNRTITTTETHKTEVYTHSRKRVFYLLGLVLSGAVALTALGVGLGFRPDEGTLNRLELEAEASKFSKWISRGKLEDFTPVAKVRMSSLSDLVNAAIDMNARAIHDEEKGVYFVVHEGVFYYFKVGGEDRKKDEPSLQKDSGKP; from the coding sequence ATGTCAATAAAGAAGAACTGGATAATCATTTTTGTGGTCTTCCTCCTGCTGGGGCTGTTCTCATATCATCAGTACTCGGCGATCCCCACGAAATACGTCCGCACGGGAGCGAGGACTGTAAACCTCTACACTTGGAACGGAGACCTTTGGGGAGAGGGAATAGTGACGGAAGACAACCCGCTATGGCCGAAGGGAGAGAGGGTTTCCCTTCCGATATACCCGATGTCCATCTCGAAGGAGGCCGAGGTGGGTTTTTCATTCAACGTATCCGGAAATAGAGTCAACCTCACGTTCAGCAGAGAGCTCAGGGTTCTTTACTACATCTCCTACGACAAGAAGAGGATAGTGACCGAGACTTACTCCCTTTCAAAGAACGTCAGCTCCGGGAGGGGCTTTGAAGAAAGGCTCATTGTCAACATCAGCGACATCTCCCAGAGGATTAAAGATCTGAGCTCCTACCTTCGTCTTCCGAGGCAGGAAAGTGGGATAGAGGTTGTTGGTGTTGTTACATATTCCGGAACCGTCGATGGGAAGAATGTAGCAGGCAACCAGACCTTCAAGGGCTCGATAGAACTCCCCTTCGAGGGATTCTATACGATACTGGGCGACTCTCAAAACAGGACTATAACAACCACAGAGACGCACAAGACCGAGGTCTACACCCACTCAAGGAAAAGGGTTTTCTACCTCCTGGGACTGGTTCTCTCAGGTGCAGTGGCCCTCACAGCGCTTGGAGTGGGGTTGGGCTTTAGACCGGACGAAGGGACCCTGAACAGACTGGAGCTCGAGGCCGAAGCCTCCAAGTTCTCCAAATGGATAAGCAGGGGGAAACTTGAGGACTTCACTCCAGTGGCAAAGGTCCGCATGTCCTCACTCTCGGACCTTGTCAACGCGGCCATAGACATGAACGCAAGGGCGATCCACGATGAGGAAAAGGGGGTCTACTTTGTAGTCCATGAAGGTGTCTTCTACTATTTCAAGGTTGGTGGCGAAGACAGGAAAAAGGATGAGCCTTCACTCCAGAAGGATTCGGGGAAACCTTAA